In Arvicola amphibius chromosome 1, mArvAmp1.2, whole genome shotgun sequence, one DNA window encodes the following:
- the LOC119816720 gene encoding olfactory receptor 5B3-like has translation MALMQNRTEVTHFLLLGLTDEPELQIPLFITFFLIYTITLVGNLGMILLIVLDSRLHTPMYFFLGNLSFVDFCYSSAVTPTVMTGLLVGDKVISYNDCAAQMFFFVAFATVENYLLASMAYDHYAAVCKPLYYATTMTTSVYVCLSIGSYFCGFLNASIHIGDTFSLFFCGAYVVHHFFCDIPAVMVLSCSDRHVSELVLVYVVSFNIFFALLVIWISYIFIFITILKMQSSAGYRKALSTCASHFTAVSIFYGTIIFMYLQPSSSHSMDTDKIASVFYTMVIPMLNPLVYSLRNKEVKSAFTKILLIAK, from the coding sequence ATGGCACTGATGCAGAATAGGACAGaggtgacacactttctcctgCTGGGACTCACCGATGAACCAGAGCTACAGATTCCCCTTTTCATCACCTTCTTCCTCATCTACACCATCACTCTGGTGGGCAACCTGGGGATGATCCTCCTGATTGTCCTGGACTCTCGACTCCACACTCCTATGTACTTTTTCTTAGGCAATCTCTCCTTTGTTGACTTTTGTTACTCCTCAGCTGTCACGCCCACAGTCATGACTGGGCTCCTTGTAGGAGACAAAGTCATTTCCTACAATGACTGTGCTGCTCAGATGTTCTTTTTTGTAGCCTTTGCTACTGTTGAGAATTACCTGCTGGCCTCAATGGCCTATGATCATTATGCAGCGGTGTGTAAGCCACTATACTATGCCACCACTATGACTAcaagtgtgtatgtttgtctttctatagGTTCATATTTCTGTGGTTTTCTCAATGCCTCCATCCACATTGGGGACACGTTCAGTCTTTTTTTCTGTGGGGCTTATGTGGTTCATCACTTTTTTTGTGATATTCCAGCAGTCATGGTTCTCTCTTGTTCTGACAGACATGTGAGTGAGCTGGTTCTTGTTTATGTTGTCAGCTTCAATATCTTTTTTGCTCTTTTGGTTATCTGGATATCCTACATATTCATTTTCATCACTATCCTGAAGATGCAGTCAAGTGCTGGATATCGAAAGGCTCTATCAACCTGTGCCTCCCACTTCACTGCTGTGTCTATTTTCTATGGGACAATCATATTCATGTACCTGCAGCCCAGCTCCAGTCACTCCATGGACACTGACAAAATCGCATCTGTGTTTTACACCATGGTCATTCCTATGTTGAACCCTCTGGTCTACAGCTTGAGAAACAAGGAAGTCAAGAGTGCCTTTACAAAAATTTTGCTGATAGCAAAATAG